A section of the Halopiger aswanensis genome encodes:
- a CDS encoding MBL fold metallo-hydrolase has protein sequence MTMIAERVADGVHRCGSERVNWYLVEAADGLTVVDTGFPAHWDQFVDRLETIGYDVTDVDACLLTHPHPDHAGFAERLRREARVSVWLHEDDAAHARGDADVSLRKGVVRLWRPGFATYAVEFVRSGGLSVPPLRAFRTVTDGETLDVPGSPRVIHTPGHSEGHVAYHFPDHDALFCGDELVTTDFVADRGHRPQLLAEWFNPDHDRAYESLSRLESIGEVLLLPGHGEPWHGDTETAVELAREREKRK, from the coding sequence ATGACGATGATCGCGGAACGCGTTGCCGACGGCGTCCACCGGTGCGGAAGCGAGCGGGTAAACTGGTACCTCGTGGAGGCGGCCGACGGTCTCACGGTCGTCGATACCGGCTTTCCGGCGCACTGGGATCAGTTCGTCGACCGGCTCGAGACGATAGGCTACGACGTGACGGACGTCGACGCCTGCCTGCTGACGCACCCTCACCCCGATCACGCGGGGTTTGCTGAGCGACTCCGAAGGGAAGCCCGCGTCTCGGTGTGGCTCCACGAAGACGATGCCGCGCACGCGCGGGGCGACGCCGACGTGTCCCTTCGCAAGGGGGTTGTCCGCCTCTGGCGTCCGGGATTCGCCACGTACGCGGTCGAGTTCGTTCGCTCGGGCGGCCTCTCGGTCCCACCGCTGAGGGCGTTTCGTACGGTCACCGACGGCGAGACGCTCGACGTTCCGGGCTCGCCTCGCGTCATTCACACCCCCGGCCACAGCGAGGGACACGTCGCGTACCACTTCCCGGACCACGACGCGTTGTTCTGCGGCGACGAACTCGTCACGACCGATTTCGTCGCCGATCGCGGCCACCGGCCGCAACTGCTGGCTGAATGGTTCAACCCGGATCACGATCGCGCATACGAATCGTTGTCCCGCCTCGAATCGATCGGCGAAGTGCTCCTCCTCCCGGGTCACGGCGAGCCGTGGCACGGGGACACCGAGACGGCCGTCGAACTCGCTCGAGAGCGCGAGAAACGGAAGTAA
- a CDS encoding response regulator, producing MDERTEPDGEILLVEDNPGDVRLVEESLRETPGTLHTAVDGEEALDFLSQRGDFADAPRPDIVLLDLNLPRVDGTRVLDEIRSDLERDGLRVVVLTSLEAESVDLDLTDLAEVDFYTKPTDPDEFMALVRSVVFD from the coding sequence ATGGATGAGAGGACCGAGCCGGACGGAGAGATCCTCCTGGTCGAGGATAATCCCGGTGACGTTCGGCTGGTCGAGGAATCCCTTCGCGAGACGCCCGGGACCCTTCATACCGCGGTAGACGGCGAAGAAGCGCTCGACTTCCTTTCTCAGCGCGGCGACTTTGCCGATGCTCCTCGCCCCGATATCGTGCTTCTCGACCTGAACCTGCCGCGAGTCGACGGCACTAGAGTCCTCGACGAAATCCGGAGCGATCTCGAGCGAGACGGACTTCGAGTCGTCGTTTTAACCAGTTTAGAGGCGGAATCCGTCGATCTCGACCTCACCGATCTTGCGGAGGTGGACTTCTACACGAAACCGACGGATCCCGACGAATTTATGGCTCTCGTCCGTTCCGTGGTCTTCGATTGA
- a CDS encoding NAD-dependent epimerase/dehydratase family protein yields the protein MRVLLIGGTGVISTGITRQLVDAGHEVGCLTRGETDAPVPDAVEFVTGDRNDQAALERAAREIDPDCVIDMVCFTPEQAAEAVDVFGGAIEQYVFCSTVDVYHRPLERNPATEDVPRESDLEGVEPVSDYGANKAAAEDVFLAAHDGPESVTGTDSEGEFATTIIRPWSTYGEGGSVLHTFGNGTYYLDRIRKGKPIVVHGDGTSLWGSCHRDDVARAFVGAVGNERAYGEAYHVTSEELITWNQYHRRVASAMDAPEPDLVHIPTDQLRESVPDRTDMLEAHFQYSTVFDNAKARRDLGFEYTIDFMDGIRRTIEDLEARDAIDPWDSANDDELIAAWNAATGEFLERVGSAGK from the coding sequence ATGCGCGTACTCCTCATCGGCGGCACCGGCGTCATCAGCACCGGCATCACGCGGCAACTGGTCGACGCCGGTCACGAGGTGGGCTGTCTCACGCGGGGCGAAACCGACGCGCCGGTCCCGGACGCGGTCGAGTTCGTCACCGGCGACCGCAACGATCAAGCGGCCCTCGAGCGGGCCGCCCGCGAGATCGACCCCGACTGCGTCATCGACATGGTCTGTTTCACGCCCGAGCAGGCCGCCGAGGCGGTCGACGTCTTCGGCGGCGCGATCGAACAGTACGTCTTCTGCTCGACGGTCGACGTCTACCACCGGCCGCTCGAGCGCAACCCCGCAACCGAGGACGTACCGCGGGAGTCGGACCTCGAGGGCGTCGAGCCGGTCAGCGACTACGGTGCGAACAAGGCCGCCGCGGAGGACGTGTTCCTCGCGGCTCACGACGGCCCCGAATCCGTCACCGGCACCGATTCCGAGGGCGAGTTCGCGACGACGATCATCCGCCCCTGGAGCACGTACGGCGAGGGCGGGTCGGTTCTTCACACCTTCGGAAACGGTACCTACTACCTCGATCGCATTCGGAAGGGCAAACCGATCGTCGTCCACGGCGACGGCACCTCGCTGTGGGGCTCCTGTCACCGCGACGACGTCGCCCGCGCGTTCGTCGGCGCCGTCGGCAACGAACGGGCCTACGGCGAGGCTTACCACGTCACCAGCGAGGAACTGATTACGTGGAACCAGTACCACCGGCGAGTCGCCAGCGCGATGGACGCGCCCGAACCCGACCTCGTTCACATCCCGACCGACCAGCTTCGCGAATCGGTGCCCGACCGCACCGACATGCTCGAGGCCCATTTCCAGTACAGCACCGTCTTCGACAACGCGAAAGCGCGGCGCGATCTCGGGTTTGAGTACACGATCGACTTTATGGACGGTATCCGGCGGACGATCGAGGACCTCGAGGCCCGCGACGCGATCGACCCCTGGGACAGTGCGAACGACGACGAACTCATCGCGGCGTGGAACGCGGCGACCGGCGAGTTCCTCGAGCGCGTCGGCTCGGCGGGCAAATAG